The proteins below come from a single Lates calcarifer isolate ASB-BC8 linkage group LG11, TLL_Latcal_v3, whole genome shotgun sequence genomic window:
- the vat1 gene encoding synaptic vesicle membrane protein VAT-1 homolog, with the protein MSGEDAPAQQQNAVDQKQETKPAEEPKADPPKTESAPAGAAEAAATPAAATEKVPEEEAFTYRALVLTGYGGYDKVKLQVKKGKPALKAGEVLVRVKACGLNFADLMARQGLYDRLPSPPVTPGMECSGVVEAVGEEVTDRKVGDKVMVLNRFGLWQEVAVVPASHTFLIPEGMSFEEAAALPVNYITAYMMLFDFGNLRPNQSVLIHAAAGGVGIAATQLCKTVKDVTVFGTASASKHETISEGGVTHPIDYRTKDYVEEVRKISPKGLDIILDPLGGSDTHKAYNLLKPMGKLITYGTANMLAGQKKNLLAVAKNWYHQFSIHTLSLIQGNKSVCGFHLGYLDGETELITQAMTTILDLYKEGKVKPRIDSTWHLEQVGDAMRKMQERNNIGKVILTTEPMPEEEKKEEPKKEDKKEDKKKDDKKKDDKKKDDAKKEEKKDDKKKEEPKKEEKKEEEKKEEAKKEEK; encoded by the exons ATGTCTGGAGAGGACGCACCTGCCCAGCAGCAAAACGCCGTGGACCAGAAGCAGGAGACCAAACCAGCGGAGGAGCCCAAAGCCGACCCGCCCAAGACGGAGTCTGCTCCCGCCGGCGCCGCCGAAGCAGCGGCTACCCCCGCGGCGGCCACCGAGAAGGTCCCCGAGGAGGAGGCGTTCACCTACCGCGCTCTGGTGCTCACCGGCTACGGCGGCTATGATAAAGTCAAGCTGCAGGTGAAGAAAGGCAAGCCGGCGCTCAAGGCCGGCGAGGTTCTGGTGCGGGTCAAGGCTTGCGGGCTGAACTTCGCCGACTTGATGGCCCGGCAGGGGCTGTACGACCGGCTGCCGTCCCCGCCGGTCACCCCGGGGATGGAGTGCTCCGGGGTGGTGGAGGCTGTGGGGGAAgaagtgacagacagaaaa GTCGGCGATAAGGTGATGGTGCTGAACCGCTTCGGGCTCTGGCAGGAGGTGGCTGTGGTGCCAGCGAGCCACACCTTCCTCATCCCGGAGGGCATGAGCTTCGAGGAGGCGGCAGCCCTTCCCGTCAACTACATCACCGCCTACATGATGCTGTTTGACTTCGGCAACCTGCGGCCCAACCAGAGCGTCCTCATCCATGCTGCTGCAG GTGGTGTAGGTATCGCTGCCACCCAGCTCTGCAAGACAGTGAAGGATGTGACTGTGTTTGGGACTGCATCAGCCAGCAAGCATGAGACCATCAGCGAGGGCGGAGTCACGCATCCCATCGACTATCGCACCAAGGACTATGTGGAGGAAGTCCGCAAGATCAGTCCGAAGG GGCTGGACATAATACTGGACCCTCTCGGAGGATCCGACACCCATAAGGCCTATAACCTGCTGAAGCCTATGGGCAAACTGATCACCTATG gtACGGCTAACATGCTGGCGGGCCAGAAGAAGAACCTGCTCGCCGTGGCCAAGAACTGGTACCACCAGTTCTCCATCCACACACTCAGCCTGATCCAGGGGAACAAGTCTGTGTGCGGCTTCCACCTGGGCTATCTGGACGGGGAGACGGAGCTCATCACGCAGGCCATGACTACCATCCTGGATCTGTACAAGGAGGGCAAGGTCAAGCCCCGCATCGACTCCACTTGGCATCTTGAGCAG GTGGGCGATGCCATGAGAAAGATGCAGGAGAGGAACAATATCGGCAAAGTGATCCTCACCACAGAGCCAATGcccgaggaggagaagaaagaggagccCAAGAAGGAGGACAAGAAAGAGGACAAGAAGAAGGATGACAAGAAGAAGGATGACAAGAAGAAGGACGATGCCaagaaggaagagaagaaggacgacaagaagaaggaggagcccaagaaggaggagaagaaagaagaggagaagaaagaagaggccAAGAAGGAAGAGAAGTGA